In Strix uralensis isolate ZFMK-TIS-50842 chromosome 18, bStrUra1, whole genome shotgun sequence, one DNA window encodes the following:
- the PLCG1 gene encoding 1-phosphatidylinositol 4,5-bisphosphate phosphodiesterase gamma-1 isoform X3, producing the protein MAAGPGSGPGAPSEAEAAHLCRSLEVGTVMTLFYSKKSQRPERKTFQVKLETRQVTWSRGSEKIEGAVDIREIKEIRPGKNSRDFDRYQEDPCFRPDHSHCFVVLYGTEFRLKTLSLQATSEDEVNMWIKGLNWLVADTLRAATPLQIERWLRKQFYSLDRNREDRISAKDLKNMLSQVNYRVPNMRFLRERLTDVEQRNGDITYGQFAQLYRSLMFSAQKMMDVPFLERGGERSEHFRVSLLELQKFLLEYQRELWAADTLQVQEFMFNFLRDPLREIDEPYFSLDEFLTFLFSKENSIWNSQLDMVCLENMNNPLSHYWISSSHNTYLTGDQFSSESSLEAYARCLRMGCRCIELDCWDGPDGMPVIYHGHTLTTKIKFSDVLVTIKEHAFVTSDFPVILSIEDHCSIAQQRNMAQNFKKVFGDMLLTKPVDISADGLPSPNQLKRKILIKHKKLAEGSAYEELPTSVMYSENDISNSIKNGILYLEDPINHEWNPHYFVLTSSKIYYSGETTSDQGNEDEEEQKEVSNSTELHSTEKWFHGKLGAGRDGRHIAERLLTEYCIETGAPDGSFLVRESETFVGDYTLSFWRNGKVQHCRIHSRQDAGSPKFFLTDNLVFDSLYDLITHYQEVPLRCNEFEMRLTEPVPQTNAHESKEWYHANLTRAQAEHMLMRVPRDGAFLVRKRSEPSSYAISFRAEGKIKHCRVQQEGQTVLLGNSEFESLVDLISYYEKHPLYRKMKLRYPINEETLEKIGTAEPDYGALYEGRHPGFYVEANPMPTFKCAVKALFDYKAQREDELTFTKNAIIQNVEKQEGGWWRGDYGGKKQLWFPSNYVEEITGPSSLEPEREQQLDENSPLGDLLGGVLDVPSCQIAIRPEGKNNRLFVFSISMASVSRLSLDVAADTHEDLQDWVKKIREAAQTADARLSEGKMMERRKKIALELSELVVYCRPVPFDEEKIGTERACYRDMSSFPETKAEKYVNKIKGKKFLQYNRLQLSRIYPKGQRLDSSNYDPLPMWICGSQLVALNFQTPDKPMQMNQALFMSSGQCGYVLQPTNMRDDIFDPFDKSTLRGVEPLSISIEVLGARHLPKNGRGIVCPFVEVEVSGAEYDNAKQKTEIVADNGLNPLWTPKQFHFQVSNPDFAFLRFVVYEEDMFSDENFLAQATFLVKGLKTGFRAVPLKNNYSENLELASLLVKIDIFPSKENGEINLFSASALRERAGDASNQLLASRGREGSFESRYQQPFEDFRVSQEQLADHFESRERRVLRRTRVNGDNRL; encoded by the exons TGGATATTCGTGAAATCAAAGAGATTCGTCCAGGAAAAAACTCACGTGATTTTGACCGGTACCAGGAGGATCCATGTTTCCGACCGGACCACTCTCACTGTTTCGTGGTCCTGTATGGCACAGAATTCCGGCTGAAGACTCTCAGCTTGCAAG CCACTTCCGAGGACGAGGTCAATATGTGGATCAAGGGGCTGAACTGGCTGGTGGCAGACACTCTAAGGGCTGCCACCCCCCTGCAGATTGAAAG GTGGCTCCGGAAGCAGTTCTACTCACTGGATCGCAACCGGGAAGACAG GATCTCCGCCAAGGATCTCAAGAACATGCTCTCTCAGGTCAACTACCGGGTCCCCAACATGAGGTTCTTGCGGGAGAGACTCACG GACGTGGAGCAGAGGAATGGGGATATCACGTACGGGCAGTTTGCACAGCTCTACCGCAGCCTGATGTTCAGTGCCCAGAAGATG ATGGATGTCCCGTTCCTAGAAAG gGGTGGAGAAAGGTCTGAGCACTTCAGGGTGTCACTGCTGGAGTTGCAGAAGTTCTTGCTGGAGTACCAGAGG GAGCTCTGGGCTGCAGATACCCTTCAGGTACAGGAATTCATGTTCAACTTTCTGAGAGACCCTTTGAGGGAGATTGACGAGCCTTATTTCTCCCTGGATGAA TTTCTCACCTTCCTGTTTTCCAAAGAGAACAGCATCTGGAACTCGCAACTGGACATGGTGTGTCTGGAGAACATGAACAACCCCCTCTCCCATTACTGGATCTCCTCCTCACACAACAC GTACCTGACGGGGGATCAGTTCTCAAGTGAGTCCTCGCTGGAGGCGTACGCCCGCTGCTTGCGCATGGGATGCCGCTGTATCGAGT TGGATTGCTGGGACGGTCCCGATGGCATGCCAGTCATCTACCATGGACATACCTTAACCACAAAGATCAAGTTCTCTGACGTCTTGGTCACTATCAAGGAACATGCCTTTGTCACCTCCGA TTTCCCTGTCATTCTGTCCATTGAGGACCACTGCAGCATTGCTCAGCAGAGGAACATGGCTCAGAATTTCAAGAAGGTCTTTGGGGACATGCTCTTGACCAAACCAGTAGATATTTCTGCTGACGGTCTTCCCTCTCCAAATCAGCTCAAGAGGAAGATTCTCATCAAG CACAAGAAGCTGGCAGAGGGCAGTGCTTACGAGGAGCTACCCACGTCTGTAATGTATTCAGAGAATGACATCAGCAACTCCATCAAGAATGGGATCCTCTACCTGGAAGACCCCATCAATCAC GAGTGGAACCCGCATTATTTTGTCCTGACCAGCAGCAAGATCTATTACTCCGGGGAGACAACCAGTGATCAAGGaaatgaggatgaggaagagcAAAAGGAG GTGAGCAACAGCACTGAGCTTCACTCCACGGAGAAGTGGTTTCATGGCAAGCTGGGAGCGGGCCGCGACGGGCGGCACATCGCGGAGCGGCTGCTGACGGAGTACTGCATCGAGACGGGGGCCCCCGACGGCTCCTTCCTCGTCAGAGAGAGCGAGACCTTTGTCGGAGACTACACCCTCTCCTTCTG GCGCAATGGGAAGGTGCAGCACTGCCGGATCCACTCGCGGCAGGATGCTGGCAGCCCCAAGTTCTTCCTGACGGACAACCTGGTGTTCGACAGCCTCTACGACCTCATCACCCATTACCAGGAGGTCCCGCTGAGGTGCAACGAGTTTGAGATGAGGCTGACGGAGCCGGTGCCGCAGACCAATGCCCATGAGAGCAAAGA GTGGTACCACGCCAACCTCACCCGGGCCCAAGCCGAGCACATGCTGATGCGGGTGCCACGCGACGGAGCCTTCCTGGTGCGCAAGAGGAGTGAGCCCAGCTCCTACGCCATCTCCTTCCG GGCGGAAGGGAAGATCAAACACTGCCGAGTGCAGCAGGAGGGCCAGACCGTGCTGCTCGGCAACTCCGAGTTCGAGAGCCTGGTGGACTTGATCAGCTACTATGAAAAGCACCCACTGTACCGCAAGATGAAGCTGAGGTACCCCATCAACGAGGAGACGCTGGAGAAGATAGGGACAGCG GAGCCGGACTACGGAGCCCTTTACGAGGGACGCCACCCCGGGTTCTATGTGGAAGCCAACCCCATGCCCACCTTCAAG TGCGCAGTCAAAGCCCTGTTCGACTACAAGGCACAGCGGGAGGACGAGCTCACCTTCACCAAAAATGCCATCATCCAGAATGTGGAAAAACAGGAAGGAGGCTG GTGGAGAGGAGATTATGGCGGCAAGAAGCAGCTGTGGTTCCCTTCCAACTACGTAGAGGAGATTACTGGTCCCAGCAGCCTGGAGCCAGAGCGGGAG cagcagctggatgaGAACAGCCCCCTGGGAGACCTGCTCGGAGGCGTCCTGGATGTGCCCTCCTGCCAGATTG CCATCCGCCCTGAGGGGAAGAACAACCGCCTCTTCGTCTTCTCCATTAGCATGGCCTCGGTGTCGCGCTTGTCCCTTGATGTGGCAGCCGATACACACGAGGACTTGCAGGACTGGGTGAAGAAGATCCGGGAGGCAGCCCAGACGGCTGACGCACGG CTCTCCGAAGGGAAGATgatggagagaaggaagaagattGCCCTGGAGCTTTCAGAGCTGGTGGTCTATTGCCGACCTGTGCCCTTTGATGAAGAGA AGATTGGCACAGAGAGGGCCTGCTACCGAGATATGTCCTCCTTCCCCGAGACCAAGGCAGAAAAGTATGTCAACAAGATCAAAGGCAAGAAGTTCCTGCAGTACAACCGCCTGCAGCTTTCCCGCATCTACCCCAAGGGCCAGCGCCTCGACTCCTCCAACTACGACCCCTTGCCCATGTGGATCTGCGGCAGCCAGCTGGTAGCACTCAACTTCCAGACCCCAG ACAAGCCCATGCAGATGAACCAGGCCTTGTTCATGTCCAGCGGCCAGTGTGGGTACGTCTTGCAGCCAACCAACATGCGGGATGACATCTTTGACCCCTTCGACAAGAGCACGCTGCGGGGGGTTGAGCCGCTCTCCATCTCCATTGAG GTCTTGGGGGCCCGGCACCTTCCCAAAAATGGAAGGGGAATCGTTTGTCCTTTCGTGGAGGTGGAGGTGTCTGGGGCTGAGTACGACAACGCCAAGCAGAAAACGGAGATCGTGG CGGACAACGGCCTGAACCCTCTCTGGACCCCGAAGCAGTTCCACTTTCAGGTCAGCAACCCCGATTTTGCCTTCCTCCGCTTCGTGGTGTATGAGGAGGACATGTTCAGCGATGAGAACTTCCTGGCTCAGGCCACCTTCCTGGTGAAAGGCTTGAAGACGG GTTTCCGAGCTGTACCCCTGAAGAACAACTACAGCGAGAACCTGGAGCTGGCTTCCCTACTCGTCAAGATAGACATTTTCCCCAGCAAG GAGAATGGCGAAATAAACCTCTTCAGTGCTTCAGCCCTACGGGAACGAGCAGGGGATGCTTCCAATCAGCTGCTGGCGAGCAGAGGCAGAGAAGGGTCCTTTGAGTCGCGGTACCAGCAGCCCTTTGAGGACTTCCGTGTGTCACAGGAGCAGCTAGCTGACCACTTTGAGAGCCGGGAGCGAAG GGTACTGCGGAGGACCCGGGTCAACGGGGACAACCGGCTGTAG
- the PLCG1 gene encoding 1-phosphatidylinositol 4,5-bisphosphate phosphodiesterase gamma-1 isoform X1, giving the protein MAAGPGSGPGAPSEAEAAHLCRSLEVGTVMTLFYSKKSQRPERKTFQVKLETRQVTWSRGSEKIEGAVDIREIKEIRPGKNSRDFDRYQEDPCFRPDHSHCFVVLYGTEFRLKTLSLQATSEDEVNMWIKGLNWLVADTLRAATPLQIERWLRKQFYSLDRNREDRISAKDLKNMLSQVNYRVPNMRFLRERLTDVEQRNGDITYGQFAQLYRSLMFSAQKMMDVPFLERGGERSEHFRVSLLELQKFLLEYQRELWAADTLQVQEFMFNFLRDPLREIDEPYFSLDEFLTFLFSKENSIWNSQLDMVCLENMNNPLSHYWISSSHNTYLTGDQFSSESSLEAYARCLRMGCRCIELDCWDGPDGMPVIYHGHTLTTKIKFSDVLVTIKEHAFVTSDFPVILSIEDHCSIAQQRNMAQNFKKVFGDMLLTKPVDISADGLPSPNQLKRKILIKHKKLAEGSAYEELPTSVMYSENDISNSIKNGILYLEDPINHEWNPHYFVLTSSKIYYSGETTSDQGNEDEEEQKEVSNSTELHSTEKWFHGKLGAGRDGRHIAERLLTEYCIETGAPDGSFLVRESETFVGDYTLSFWRNGKVQHCRIHSRQDAGSPKFFLTDNLVFDSLYDLITHYQEVPLRCNEFEMRLTEPVPQTNAHESKEWYHANLTRAQAEHMLMRVPRDGAFLVRKRSEPSSYAISFRAEGKIKHCRVQQEGQTVLLGNSEFESLVDLISYYEKHPLYRKMKLRYPINEETLEKIGTAEPDYGALYEGRHPGFYVEANPMPTFKCAVKALFDYKAQREDELTFTKNAIIQNVEKQEGGWWRGDYGGKKQLWFPSNYVEEITGPSSLEPEREQQLDENSPLGDLLGGVLDVPSCQIAIRPEGKNNRLFVFSISMASVSRLSLDVAADTHEDLQDWVKKIREAAQTADARLSEGKMMERRKKIALELSELVVYCRPVPFDEEKIGTERACYRDMSSFPETKAEKYVNKIKGKKFLQYNRLQLSRIYPKGQRLDSSNYDPLPMWICGSQLVALNFQTPDKPMQMNQALFMSSGQCGYVLQPTNMRDDIFDPFDKSTLRGVEPLSISIEVLGARHLPKNGRGIVCPFVEVEVSGAEYDNAKQKTEIVADNGLNPLWTPKQFHFQVSNPDFAFLRFVVYEEDMFSDENFLAQATFLVKGLKTGFRAVPLKNNYSENLELASLLVKIDIFPSKQENGEINLFSASALRERAGDASNQLLASRGREGSFESRYQQPFEDFRVSQEQLADHFESRERRVLRRTRVNGDNRL; this is encoded by the exons TGGATATTCGTGAAATCAAAGAGATTCGTCCAGGAAAAAACTCACGTGATTTTGACCGGTACCAGGAGGATCCATGTTTCCGACCGGACCACTCTCACTGTTTCGTGGTCCTGTATGGCACAGAATTCCGGCTGAAGACTCTCAGCTTGCAAG CCACTTCCGAGGACGAGGTCAATATGTGGATCAAGGGGCTGAACTGGCTGGTGGCAGACACTCTAAGGGCTGCCACCCCCCTGCAGATTGAAAG GTGGCTCCGGAAGCAGTTCTACTCACTGGATCGCAACCGGGAAGACAG GATCTCCGCCAAGGATCTCAAGAACATGCTCTCTCAGGTCAACTACCGGGTCCCCAACATGAGGTTCTTGCGGGAGAGACTCACG GACGTGGAGCAGAGGAATGGGGATATCACGTACGGGCAGTTTGCACAGCTCTACCGCAGCCTGATGTTCAGTGCCCAGAAGATG ATGGATGTCCCGTTCCTAGAAAG gGGTGGAGAAAGGTCTGAGCACTTCAGGGTGTCACTGCTGGAGTTGCAGAAGTTCTTGCTGGAGTACCAGAGG GAGCTCTGGGCTGCAGATACCCTTCAGGTACAGGAATTCATGTTCAACTTTCTGAGAGACCCTTTGAGGGAGATTGACGAGCCTTATTTCTCCCTGGATGAA TTTCTCACCTTCCTGTTTTCCAAAGAGAACAGCATCTGGAACTCGCAACTGGACATGGTGTGTCTGGAGAACATGAACAACCCCCTCTCCCATTACTGGATCTCCTCCTCACACAACAC GTACCTGACGGGGGATCAGTTCTCAAGTGAGTCCTCGCTGGAGGCGTACGCCCGCTGCTTGCGCATGGGATGCCGCTGTATCGAGT TGGATTGCTGGGACGGTCCCGATGGCATGCCAGTCATCTACCATGGACATACCTTAACCACAAAGATCAAGTTCTCTGACGTCTTGGTCACTATCAAGGAACATGCCTTTGTCACCTCCGA TTTCCCTGTCATTCTGTCCATTGAGGACCACTGCAGCATTGCTCAGCAGAGGAACATGGCTCAGAATTTCAAGAAGGTCTTTGGGGACATGCTCTTGACCAAACCAGTAGATATTTCTGCTGACGGTCTTCCCTCTCCAAATCAGCTCAAGAGGAAGATTCTCATCAAG CACAAGAAGCTGGCAGAGGGCAGTGCTTACGAGGAGCTACCCACGTCTGTAATGTATTCAGAGAATGACATCAGCAACTCCATCAAGAATGGGATCCTCTACCTGGAAGACCCCATCAATCAC GAGTGGAACCCGCATTATTTTGTCCTGACCAGCAGCAAGATCTATTACTCCGGGGAGACAACCAGTGATCAAGGaaatgaggatgaggaagagcAAAAGGAG GTGAGCAACAGCACTGAGCTTCACTCCACGGAGAAGTGGTTTCATGGCAAGCTGGGAGCGGGCCGCGACGGGCGGCACATCGCGGAGCGGCTGCTGACGGAGTACTGCATCGAGACGGGGGCCCCCGACGGCTCCTTCCTCGTCAGAGAGAGCGAGACCTTTGTCGGAGACTACACCCTCTCCTTCTG GCGCAATGGGAAGGTGCAGCACTGCCGGATCCACTCGCGGCAGGATGCTGGCAGCCCCAAGTTCTTCCTGACGGACAACCTGGTGTTCGACAGCCTCTACGACCTCATCACCCATTACCAGGAGGTCCCGCTGAGGTGCAACGAGTTTGAGATGAGGCTGACGGAGCCGGTGCCGCAGACCAATGCCCATGAGAGCAAAGA GTGGTACCACGCCAACCTCACCCGGGCCCAAGCCGAGCACATGCTGATGCGGGTGCCACGCGACGGAGCCTTCCTGGTGCGCAAGAGGAGTGAGCCCAGCTCCTACGCCATCTCCTTCCG GGCGGAAGGGAAGATCAAACACTGCCGAGTGCAGCAGGAGGGCCAGACCGTGCTGCTCGGCAACTCCGAGTTCGAGAGCCTGGTGGACTTGATCAGCTACTATGAAAAGCACCCACTGTACCGCAAGATGAAGCTGAGGTACCCCATCAACGAGGAGACGCTGGAGAAGATAGGGACAGCG GAGCCGGACTACGGAGCCCTTTACGAGGGACGCCACCCCGGGTTCTATGTGGAAGCCAACCCCATGCCCACCTTCAAG TGCGCAGTCAAAGCCCTGTTCGACTACAAGGCACAGCGGGAGGACGAGCTCACCTTCACCAAAAATGCCATCATCCAGAATGTGGAAAAACAGGAAGGAGGCTG GTGGAGAGGAGATTATGGCGGCAAGAAGCAGCTGTGGTTCCCTTCCAACTACGTAGAGGAGATTACTGGTCCCAGCAGCCTGGAGCCAGAGCGGGAG cagcagctggatgaGAACAGCCCCCTGGGAGACCTGCTCGGAGGCGTCCTGGATGTGCCCTCCTGCCAGATTG CCATCCGCCCTGAGGGGAAGAACAACCGCCTCTTCGTCTTCTCCATTAGCATGGCCTCGGTGTCGCGCTTGTCCCTTGATGTGGCAGCCGATACACACGAGGACTTGCAGGACTGGGTGAAGAAGATCCGGGAGGCAGCCCAGACGGCTGACGCACGG CTCTCCGAAGGGAAGATgatggagagaaggaagaagattGCCCTGGAGCTTTCAGAGCTGGTGGTCTATTGCCGACCTGTGCCCTTTGATGAAGAGA AGATTGGCACAGAGAGGGCCTGCTACCGAGATATGTCCTCCTTCCCCGAGACCAAGGCAGAAAAGTATGTCAACAAGATCAAAGGCAAGAAGTTCCTGCAGTACAACCGCCTGCAGCTTTCCCGCATCTACCCCAAGGGCCAGCGCCTCGACTCCTCCAACTACGACCCCTTGCCCATGTGGATCTGCGGCAGCCAGCTGGTAGCACTCAACTTCCAGACCCCAG ACAAGCCCATGCAGATGAACCAGGCCTTGTTCATGTCCAGCGGCCAGTGTGGGTACGTCTTGCAGCCAACCAACATGCGGGATGACATCTTTGACCCCTTCGACAAGAGCACGCTGCGGGGGGTTGAGCCGCTCTCCATCTCCATTGAG GTCTTGGGGGCCCGGCACCTTCCCAAAAATGGAAGGGGAATCGTTTGTCCTTTCGTGGAGGTGGAGGTGTCTGGGGCTGAGTACGACAACGCCAAGCAGAAAACGGAGATCGTGG CGGACAACGGCCTGAACCCTCTCTGGACCCCGAAGCAGTTCCACTTTCAGGTCAGCAACCCCGATTTTGCCTTCCTCCGCTTCGTGGTGTATGAGGAGGACATGTTCAGCGATGAGAACTTCCTGGCTCAGGCCACCTTCCTGGTGAAAGGCTTGAAGACGG GTTTCCGAGCTGTACCCCTGAAGAACAACTACAGCGAGAACCTGGAGCTGGCTTCCCTACTCGTCAAGATAGACATTTTCCCCAGCAAG CAGGAGAATGGCGAAATAAACCTCTTCAGTGCTTCAGCCCTACGGGAACGAGCAGGGGATGCTTCCAATCAGCTGCTGGCGAGCAGAGGCAGAGAAGGGTCCTTTGAGTCGCGGTACCAGCAGCCCTTTGAGGACTTCCGTGTGTCACAGGAGCAGCTAGCTGACCACTTTGAGAGCCGGGAGCGAAG GGTACTGCGGAGGACCCGGGTCAACGGGGACAACCGGCTGTAG